Genomic segment of Candidatus Tanganyikabacteria bacterium:
ACCTCACCAGCCTGGAGGGGCTCGACCTATCTAGCACGCAGGTGACGGATGCCGGGCTGGCCCACGTTGCGGGCCTCACAAACCTGCGAAGCCTCGCCCTTCGGGGCGCACAGGTGACGGATGCCGGACTGGCCCAGTTAGCCGGCCTCACGAGCTTGCGGCGGCTCGATCTAGCGCGCACTCAGGTGACGGATGCCGGCCTGACCCATTTAGCCGACCTCACCAGCCTGGAGGGGCTCGACCTATCTAGCACGCAGGTGACGGATGCCGGGCTGGCCCACGTTGCGGGCCTCACAAACCTGCGAAGCCTCGCCCTTCGGGGCGCACAGGTGACGGATGCCGGCCTGGCCCAGTTGGCCCGCCTGACGAGCTTGCGAGACCTCAAGGTATCGCGCACCCAGGTGACGGAGGCAGGCATCGCCGGCTGGCGGCGAGACCAGGCCAGAAGGTGCGAACCGACAGGAGGAGGGTCATGAGCTACGACTGGCGTGCCCTGGCGCCGCATAGACCCCTCGAGCCGGGCGCCCAGGAATACCTCGCTCCACCGTCGGGTGGCGGTGAGGAGATCGCCAGATGGATCCGGGCTGGCGGGGCCACCCTCCTTGTTGGCGGCCCTACCGGCGTGGGCAAGAGCACCGAACTGGCCCACGCGGCCGGACTTTTGCAGGAGGATCGGGTGGCATGCCTGGTCCCCCTGGACCGCTGGGAGAACATGCGGCGCCTTACAGCCGACCGCCTCTTGCTGCGGATCGCCGGCAGGCTGGTTTCTGTCGCCGGAGAGGGGCTGGGGCTGCCGATCTCCCGCGATCTCCAGGAGACCCTGGTGAAGGCCGGCGTTCTGGGAAGCCAGACCGTTCAGGAGCCTGCGGCTGGGCTGGTGACTACCGCCCCGGCGCTCTTGCGGAGCACCTTGAACGAGGTGGCCCGTACTTCGCCCCAGGGAAGGGTCACCCTGCTCCTGGATGGACTCGAGAAGGTGCCGCCGGGGCCAGGAGCCCTCGAGCTGTTCGACGCGCTGGGCTCGCTCCCCGAGAGCGTTGATCTCGTGGTCGTGGTGCCATGGCACGTGGCCTTTGGCCCTCAGTCCGAGCTTGCGGTTCGTCCCGGCGAGCACTTCAAGGCCCTGCGGGCTCTAGAAATCGAAGGCGCGGCCGGTGAGCCTGGTAGGAGTTTCCTCAAAGACCTCTTGCGCCGTCGTCTGGGTGATGCACTGGTGGATATGTCGCCGCTTGCAGAACGCGAAAAGTGGTTCGCGACCGTCGTCGATGCCGCTGCAGAGCAGAGCGGCGGGATCGTCCGGACTTTCCTGCAACTCATCGCCGGCGCCGGGACGTATGCGCGTTTGCGAGACGCGGCTTTGCCTGACGAGACGGACCTCGCCGACGCGATGGCCGACCAGCAGGACAGCTTCCGCCGGGCCCTGCTCCAGGGTGACACCACGGCGATCCTCGCGGCTGAGGGGACAGACGGGCGAGAACTAGACCTGGGACAGAAGGTAAGGCTCATGGCGCACGGCGTGCTCCTCGAGCGCCTGCGCAACCGGCTTCCCACGCTCGAAGTCCATCCCTTGGCCCGCGCCACGGTTTCGCGGGTCCAAACCGGTGCGTGACTACGCCAGCTCGTTGTTCGGCGCCCTGGAGCGGGATGCCGGGGGCATCGCCATCGTGTGGTACCCCGACCTCGGGATGCGCGACTGGCTTGTCGGCGAGGCTGCGAGCTTCGCCCTGGCGAGCGCAAATCCCCTGCGAACGACTTCCGTCGAAGAGGCGGTCCGGGAGCCCGATCGCCTGGTGCTCCTGGTTCCGGCCGACGAGGTGGAGGCCGTGCTCGACCTCGATGCCTCCCGGGATAGGCTGCTCGCCCACCGGCGGCCCCGCACTCAGCCTATTCTGCTCTTTCTATTGCGTGACGGCGACGGGGCCAGGGCGCTAGCCGAACGCGCACCGGGATTGCGGAGCTGGACGAGCGGCAGCGACGCGGACCCCGAAGCCCTCGCCGCGGTCGACCCGGTCCAGGACAGGGAACGCTTCGCCCGGAAGGTCGGATCCACACCCGAGGATTGGGTCGCAAAGTGGCGCAGAGGTGAGATCCCCTGGACGGGCGATTCCATCAGCGTCGCTTACTGGGCGATGCTACTGGAGCGTCGATGAAGAAGTGGGTCGACCTCTATCAGCGCCATGCCGCCATGAGGGAAGGCGGAGCGACCCTTCCGGCTGACATCAGGGCCCGGCTCGTGCGCTTGTCCGAGATGGGCCATTGTGATGCTTCGATCCAGGGCCGGTTCTCCAGCCGAACCGTCGGCAGGCTCAGGGAGTGGCATGTCAGGCCACGGTTTGGCACTGCGGGACCGGAGCGCCTGAAGGGCGTCGCCCACCTGGAGTCGGCCCATCTGAGCATCCAGGTGCTGTCGGACTCGCGCACCTCCAGGATCCACCAGTTCACCGCCGAGGTGCAGGGCCAGGCGTCAGGGGGGCAGGGATGGCTCGTCGCGGTCCACCTGGACGACGACCGCGACCCGGACGTCCAGGACCGGGGCCTTGGAGCCTGCAGCCACCCCTCTTTCCACTGTCACGTTGGGACCAGCTTGGAGGCCGTTCCCAAGGTTCGAGTGCCGCTGCCCGACGTGGGACCGGTGGGAGCGCTCGACTGGTTGCTGTCGCTCGTCATACCCGACTGGGAGCCAGCTCCCTGGCCTGCCGTCCGGAAGGCACTCGATGTCGAGCAGGGCACGCAAGGATGACGACGCTGCCCGGCTACCGGAGTCCTCGAGCCGATCACATCGCGATCACATGCTGCACGTCAGAACCGGGCATATGCCGTCACTCGAGGGTAAGAGGCACCTGGCCATGATCGGCTCCAGAAGCCAATCCAGCGGAACGCTCGTCACCGGACGTCACTGGTCAAAACGGCCGATTGACCAATTTGTAAACCGTCGGTTGCAGGTTCGATTCCTGTCGGGGGCTTACTCGGCGGCCCGAAAGTGTCCGCCCAAGCCGAGCGGCAACGGGCCGCCGAGCAGGCCGCCCATGCGGCCCCACGAACCCCCAAGAAGCAAACCGCCCACAACAACCTTCCTCAAGTTCGATCACTTGATCACCTTGATCACATGCGAGTGACATGCGGCCTAAAACGGCCTCCCGGCAAGGATTGCAGGGTTCAGGCTGGGCGGATCTCTCGACAGCGCCTGGCATTGCCGGGAGATCACTCTCGGGCCACCTGGGACCTCCGGCGCAGATGGCCCGATCTGGTCAGGCGTCGGTCCGGAAGCCGATCGCGAGGGTGATGGGCGCATCCATGATGGCGCGGATCTCTTTTAGCTCCTCGAACACGAGGGCAAGCTGGACGTCGGTCGTTTCGGCGTGGGCTTCGAGGGCCTCAAGACGCTGGAGAATCTGGCTTTCGCCCGCCAGCAGGTGTCGAATTCTAACGAAAGCCCGCACGACCAAGACGCTGGCCTCGACGGCGATCGGCGTGTTGAGCACGCTAGCCAGCATGACCGCGCCATGCTCGGTGAAGGCTCCGGGGAGAACCGGCGAGAACTTCAACCGGTGAAGGTGGTCGCATTTTGCGACCACCTCATAGCGCGGCTCTGATGACTTCGCTCCGGCATCGCGGCCGGCACGGAGGCCGGCCCCACCCGTTGCATCGGTGGCGCAGGCCTCCGTGCCTGCGTCCGATAGGCGCCAGGTCATTTGAGCGCCGCTATCAGATTTCTCGGCAGCCGTCAACCGGAACATGAAGTCGGCCGGGAACCGCGCCGCGTTGCGCCTTACCTGTTCATTCAGGCGCTTCGTGGAGACCCCGTATAGCGCGGCCAGGTCGGCGTCCAGCATCACGCGCTGGCCGCGGACGGTCAGGATCGCGTGGTCGATTCGCTCGGCGGGAAGCACGGCATCTTTCTACCACGGGCCGCTCAGGGACATGTCAAGAGCCCCCCGGTCGCGGGTTCGATTTCTGCAGGGGCTCAATGCGAAGAAGCGCTCTAACGGTAGATCGCGCTGGCGACCGCGTCAGTCGGGCGGCTGTTGCTCCCCGAAATGAAGTGCGCGTAGATCGCCATCGTGATCGCCGGCGAGGCGTGGCCGAGGATGGCCGAGACCTCCGTGACGGGCACGCCGGCCCCGAGGGAAGGCAGGCAGGCATGCGTTTTCCCGCGGACTTCCGCTTTGAAAGCGCCTTCCCGAGAGGCCGGGGTAGTCCCGGTTCCTTCTGGCCGGCGTGGACAGACGTCAGTGTCCGCTCCGACTCCCCCGTCCGGGTTGGGGTCGCGAAGCCCGCTCCGATGAAAGGGGTTGGCTGCCAAACATTCAATGTATTGACATTTGCCTCCGACCTTCGTAGGCTATGAAGATGGGCCGACGCTTCAAGAAGGTGATCGACCGCGGCCATGGGTTCGTGTTCAAGTACGACTCGACCGACCCCACGATTCTGCATAACTTTGCCCGCCACCTGACCACCGAGCAGGACGCTATCGACTCCTTCTTTGACGCTGAAGCCATTGCGAGCAGGATCTGGAATGATGAGCGCCAGCGCTTCGAGCAGTTCTCCGCAACGCACGGCCTGTACTGGTTCTGGCTGGATGAGGGAGCCAGTGATGTGATGGTGATAAGCTGCTTCAAGCTGGGAGGCCAAGCGTGAAAAAGAAGACTTATGTGGAAGTCGGTGACGTCGAGCTGCCCGCCGATGTCGCCGATCGAGTCGATGCAATGATTGCCGAGGCCGACCGCGAACTCGAAGAGGCTCGGGTCAACTTCCGCTGGGGCCCGAAGCAGGTTGAAGTGGTCAAGCGCGCCGCCGCGCTAATGGGCGTCCCGTACCAGACCTACATGAAAGAGGCCGTCTTCCGACAGGCCCTGGCGGACATCGAGGCGGCGAAACGAGCGCTGGCCTGACCGAATGTAGGCCAAGGTGGTTGCTCGCCCGACGAAGGCCCGAGCCGGGTCACCGGACGAGTCGGCGTCTGGCCTCAGCGCGATCTACGCGAGCTTCGAGGGCATCAAGGCGCCGGAGAATCTGGCTTTGGGCAACCCCGGCAACCTTCAGCGCGGCCGCGATGTCGGCATGGTCCAGGCAGCGATCGAGGAACAGGGTCGCGGGCGGCTCGGCTTTCGCGGCAGGCCTGCGGCGAGGCACGGGCTACGCCGAGAGCCCGCCGGCGACGGCTATGCGGCGGCTTTCTGCGTTCCCCACCGGACCGCCTCCTCCACCAGGCCCGGATCGAGCCGATAGCCTGCAGCGATCCGGGAGGTTGGATCCCCGGCGCGCCAGAATTCGGTCAGGACGTCGACAGGCACGCCGGTCCCGGCGATCGCGAGGCGGCCGAAACTGACCGCCGGATCGAGCACCAGGTGCTTGGGCTCGTCAGGTCGGGACCGCCAGGGGTACAGCCGGATCGGCTTGCCGCGATCGTCCCGGTCCACCCGGCGGAGGGACGCCTCGAGCAGCTCGGCCAGAGCGATCTGACCTGACCTCGAAAGGTTCGTGAGGTCGCCGTATGCCTTCGTGAACAGGCTCACGCCATCTGTCAGGAACTCCTGCGAGATGAGCGGATGGGGACCCGCGGCAAGCCGCTCCAGGGTTGCCAGCGCCCGCCTGACGCTCTCGAGAGGTACGCCTTGGAGCCGGCGGACGCTCGCCAGTACGTAGAGCTCGGCCAGGTTGAAGAAGGACAGCGCGGGCGGCTCGTCCTGAGCAGGCACCACGATCCCGACCTTGCCCTTCCGACCGACCCAGCGCCGCACCGTCGTGGGAGGAAGGCCCAGCGCCCAGGCTGCCTCTGCGATCTGGTAGTTCGGAAGTTCCCGCTTGTCCATGCTCTCGGCCCCTCTTCGTTCGCCAGCGCGGTTGGACGTCTGCGTCACCCGGAGTAACAACCGGCGACCTGTGTATACAAGCGGGACATGGGCAAACCGGCCGAAGGCCGTTGAGACGGCCCGGTATGGTACCTTCTCCGAATGACTGCTTGCTCGGAAGCCACGCCCCGGCACGATTGACCGCTAGCATTCCGCTGACAATGCCGTTCGACGAGATCCCGCAGTCCGAATGGGTCGCCTGGAACGAGCTCGCGTTCGCGATCCGCGACCGGTACCCGGTCTCGCCGGGCCACTCGCTGGTGATCACGAAGCGGCGTGTGCCGACGTGGTTCGACGCGACGCGTGCGGAGCGACTCGCGGTCCTCGACCTGATCGACGAGGTCAAGCAAAAGCTCGACGCCCAGCTCAGCCCTGTACCGGACGGGTACAACGTGGGCTTCAATGCCGGCGAGGCCGCCGGGCAGAGCGTCGCGCACCTCCACGTCCACGTCATCCCGCGGTACCTGGGCGACATGGACGATCCGCGGGGCGGCGTCCGGCACGTGATCCCGTGGAAAGGGAAGTATCCGGATCCGGCGCTGAAGCCGCTTTCGACGGGCGGTCCCGACGCGTTCTGGGACCATATCTGGCCGCTGTTTCCCCGCTCGCGAGACATCGCCATCCTCACGGCCTTCGTGATGGATTCGGGTATCGGCTTCATCGAGCATGCGCTCGACCTGGCCCTCC
This window contains:
- a CDS encoding ATP-binding protein, which gives rise to MSYDWRALAPHRPLEPGAQEYLAPPSGGGEEIARWIRAGGATLLVGGPTGVGKSTELAHAAGLLQEDRVACLVPLDRWENMRRLTADRLLLRIAGRLVSVAGEGLGLPISRDLQETLVKAGVLGSQTVQEPAAGLVTTAPALLRSTLNEVARTSPQGRVTLLLDGLEKVPPGPGALELFDALGSLPESVDLVVVVPWHVAFGPQSELAVRPGEHFKALRALEIEGAAGEPGRSFLKDLLRRRLGDALVDMSPLAEREKWFATVVDAAAEQSGGIVRTFLQLIAGAGTYARLRDAALPDETDLADAMADQQDSFRRALLQGDTTAILAAEGTDGRELDLGQKVRLMAHGVLLERLRNRLPTLEVHPLARATVSRVQTGA
- a CDS encoding DUF433 domain-containing protein is translated as MDKRELPNYQIAEAAWALGLPPTTVRRWVGRKGKVGIVVPAQDEPPALSFFNLAELYVLASVRRLQGVPLESVRRALATLERLAAGPHPLISQEFLTDGVSLFTKAYGDLTNLSRSGQIALAELLEASLRRVDRDDRGKPIRLYPWRSRPDEPKHLVLDPAVSFGRLAIAGTGVPVDVLTEFWRAGDPTSRIAAGYRLDPGLVEEAVRWGTQKAAA
- a CDS encoding ORF6N domain-containing protein, whose product is MLPAERIDHAILTVRGQRVMLDADLAALYGVSTKRLNEQVRRNAARFPADFMFRLTAAEKSDSGAQMTWRLSDAGTEACATDATGGAGLRAGRDAGAKSSEPRYEVVAKCDHLHRLKFSPVLPGAFTEHGAVMLASVLNTPIAVEASVLVVRAFVRIRHLLAGESQILQRLEALEAHAETTDVQLALVFEELKEIRAIMDAPITLAIGFRTDA